Below is a genomic region from uncultured Sunxiuqinia sp..
TTCCTAATTCAGAATTCCAAATTAAAAACCCTGTTATTCAAAAACGATATTAAAAGAGTTGTGGGGAGAGCAGGATTCGAACCTACGAAGACATAAGTCAGCAGAGTTACAGTCTGCCCCAGTTGGCCGCTTTGGTATCTCCCCAACAATATTTTTAGAACGTTATGAGCCGAATCTCAGATTCGAACTGAGGACCCCGAGATTACAAATCACGTGCTCTGGCCAACTGAGCTAATTCGGCAACATTTCTCTCCCATTCTTTTGGTCAAATCAAAACCCCGGCAAACGACCAATTTCGTATGTTTACTGAGGTTTATCATGTCCAAGCGCTGACTAACCAGAGACTTGTCCAAAAAGGGTTTGCAAATGTATGAATATTTTTAAAAAACTCACAAGAATCAAAGTTTTTTTTGAAATTATTTTTCCTTCTTCTTTTCTTTGAATTTAGTAAGCTGCTTACGAATGGCATCAGCAGCTAAATCAATAGCTTCTTCAAAAGTTGCCGCTTCTTTTTTTGCAAACAAATATCCATTAGAAGGTATCGAAAGCTTGATTTCTGCCATCTTGTTATCGACTGCCTCAGGCTTGGTCACCTTTAAAATTAATTCTGCGGATATAATTCCCTCAAAAAAGGTATCTAGTTTATTTAGCTTTTTATTCGCAAAACTGACTAATTTCTGATCTGGTGTAAAATGAACTGCATTCAAATTAATGTTCATGTCTTTTCCTCCTTTAATTTAGGCTCTCGGATGAGCTTGTTTGTAAATGCTTTGAAGTTTATCCGTCGTTGTATGAGTATAAACCTGGGTAGCAGCAAGATTACTATGTCCCAGCAACTCTTTAACGGCGTTCAGATCCGCCCCCCGATTCAACAAATGCGTTGCAAAACTGTGTCGAAGTACGTGCGGACTCTTTTTCTCAAGTGTTGTTACCAATGTTAGGTACTTTTTTACGACCCGATAGACCAATTTCTCATAAACCTTCTTCCCTTTTTTCGTTGCGAAGAAATACGACATTTCTCCGCCAAACTCCAATTCCCTCAAAACTAAATACTCTTCAATCAAGGTATTCAAGCTTCTTGGATAGGGCACAATTCTTTCCTTGTTGTTTTTACCCAACACCTTTATCAGGTATTCCGAAAGAAAAATTTGGCCACGGGTTAAGCTAACCAATTCTGAAAGTCGAATCCCTGTTCCATAAAACAGGCTTAGGATAAGCTTGTCGCGAACTCCTTCAAAGTCTCTCGAAAAATAACCGTCATCCAACAAATGATGCAAGCTATTCTCGTCAACAAAAATCGGGAGCTTTTTAGGAACCCGAGGTGTTATCACTCCATCAACAGGGCTTACCGGAATTATCTCTTGCCGCAGCAAGTATTTGTAAAAAGCTTTAAGCGAAGTAACTTTTCGAGTTACCGTTTTTGCCGTTAGCCCTTGACTCATTTGATAAACTACCCAGCTCCTGATCAACCTTGTATCTACCGTTTTAACATCAAAATCCCCGACCGTACTGAAGACAAACTCTTCAAACTGATCGAGGTCTTTCTCATATGCTACAACGGTATTCTTTGAGCACCTTTTCTCGAATTTCAAGTATTTCAGAAATGATTCCCGATTTGACATTTAAAAACGTCTTTTTTATTGCAAAGGGAATCAGGCTAAAGTAATCTAGTCTTCCTCGCGTTGCAATTGTTCAATATAGATAGCCTTTTTCACTTCAGCTCTTCTTTCTACTGAAGGCTTCACATAGGCCTGTCTTCCACGTAACTCTTTGATTACGCCAGTTTTTTCAAACTTTCTCTTGAATCTCTTAAGGGCTCTTTCGATATTTTCGCCTTCTTTAACAGGAATAACGATCATATAATTTTAATTTTAAGCTGTTTAAATTTCGAGCCGCAAATTTATGAATTCTATGATAGTATTCAAATTAATCTCATAAAAAAATAAATATTTAAATCGTAGTGCTCTTAATAGGCTAGTAATTAAACAACTTCAATCAGTTTTTAGTTTTCAAATAAGAGGTGATTTTTTTGAATTCTTCCTCATTCATCAAATTGTTTAATCGTATTGTTCTAACATCTTTAATAAATCCGTTTTTCGAACGGAAGTCTAAAATGGCGTTTGCCTGATCCCAGCTTACGTATGGATGTCTTGCAATCTCAGTAACATCAGCAAAATTAACGTTTATCTTTCGAATAGTTGCGGTGTCTATTTTCAGATACGGAAGTATGTTATTAATGGTTTCCGGTTTCAAGCCATAAACTTCATGAAGTTGCTCCAACGTATAAAAACCACCAAGAAGTTCCCGGTACTTTACTATTCGCTTCGACAGCACATTGCCAATACCACTTAACAATTTAAGATCTTTTGCTGTTGCTGAATTTATTTCGAATGTTCGTTCAAACTCAACTTTGGGAGGGGTTTCTTTTGCTACCGTGCTGACCGTAGGCTTCTCAGAAATGAAGGAATTAGCATTCTTCTTTTTTACTATCTGTTTCTTTTTAATGGAGACATAGGGATAAACTGCGTCAAAAATAGAATCGTTCATCCCATATATCTTCCGGATATCTTCAGCCTTATAAAGGCGCCCTCCTTTTTGTCGATACTTCAGTAAGTTTTGCTTGACTCGATGCGGTAAGCGTAAACTATCCAATTGAATAGAATCGATCGTATTGGGATCAAACAGAAAAAGTTCCCCCGTTTCCAGTACTTCATTTTTCTCATTTTCCTCTAGCATCGCAATGAGCTGCTTAAACTTTTCAGGATCGGCTTCCCCGGGAGTCTCGAAATAAAAGATGAGTTGATTGGCCAGTAGAAAGAATAAAATCAAAAATAAAAGGACAAACAAGCCACGTCGCTCATTTTTGGTAAACGTAAAATACTCCAGGATTATGCGGTGTAGTTTCACTAGGATATTCTTTTGATCAGACTTTAGCTTTCTTCAGCTGGATAACAAAATCTTTTCAAAAGTTACAATAAAAACATTTAGAATAAAAGCTATATTTTCAGCAATCCTATTCCACTGAGAAACACAATGGCAATCGCAATGGGCGCAGTAAACTTCACGAGAAAGATAAAGCCAGAAAGTAGCAACTCAGAAATACTTCCACCATTTTCAATCTCTGCTCGTATCTTTTTACGGCCAAATTTCCAACCGATAAACAGCGAAATGAAAAGACCGCCCAACGGTAAAAGTAAGTTTGCAGAGATCCAATCCAACAGGTCGAAAAAGTTCAGATCGTAAAATGTATAATCTTTGAAAATACCCATCGACAAAGAACAAATTACACCTAACAGCGCAATTAGTGCCGTGGCAAAAATCGTTGCAATCTTTCTTTTCAATTTCAGTTCTTCATGAAAATAAGCTACAACGACCTCTAAAATAGAAATTGATGAGGTTAAGGCAGCAACCGTCAACAGTAAAAAGAAAAGGATTGCAAAAATGTAGCCACCTGGCATTTGCTGGAAAACATTGGGAAGAGTAATAAACACAAGTCCCGGTCCACTGCTGGGTTCAATTCCAAATGCAAACACCGCAGGAAAAATAGCCACTCCTGCTAAAATAGCAATCAGGGTATCAGCTATCGTAACTTTAACCGCAGTATTGAGTAGATTATTCTTCTTGTCAATATAAGATCCGTACGTGATAAGAGTTCCCATTCCTAAGCTGAGCGAAAAGAATGCATGTCCTAAGGCACTTAAAACCCCTTCCCCTGTTAATTTTGAGAAATCCGGATGAAACAAGAAACGTAGGCCCTCTCCTGCTCCCGGTAACGTGACTGCCCGAATATTTAAAATGATGATAATTACGACTAAAACAGGCATCATTACTTTCACATTGCGTTCAATCCCATCTTTGATTCCCAACATAACAATAGCGCCAGTTAGCACCATAAAGAGAAGTTGATACATAACAGGCTGTATTGGAGACTCAATGAAGCTCGTAAACATGACAGCCAATTGATCCGGACTTTGATCTTCAAATCCATTCGAAAGCGCTGTAACGATATAATCAATACTCCAACCTGCAACCACCCCATAAAATGCCAGAATCATGAAAGCAGCCCCGACACCTAATATTCCAACATATTGCCAAAGAGAATTTGGCGCTAGCTTTTTAAACGCACCAAATGCATTGCGGTGCGACTTACGTCCAATGATGAATTCGGAAAGCATGATCGGCAGACCAATTGCCAAAATAAAGCCGAGATAAACAAACAAAAAGGCTGCTCCACCATAAACTCCGGTTATATAGGGAAATTTCCAAATATTACCCAAGCCAACGGCCGAACCTGCTGCTGCTGCTATTACTCCAAATGAACTCGAAAACTCTGCCCGACCCTTTTTCGACTGCTTTGACATAAACGATAAATAAAATGGAAGTGAGTGTTTACTATTCTGATTAGCGGTAAAAATGCGAAATATTTCCTTTCACTCAAAAAAAACAAGTGTATTGGCAATGGAAATTAATGATACAAAAAAAGGCCCTCCAAAAATGAAGGGCCTTTATATCTATCTGGTAAAAATTAGTTTTTTCCAATGCAGTTCAAGTCTTCGAAAGCACTTTTCAATCGAGCAATTTCTGCTTCTTCGCCTTTACGAAGCCATACACGTGGATCGTAGTACTTTTTGTTTGGCTTTTCGTCTCCTTCAGGATTACCAATTTGAGCTTGCAAGTATGGACGATTAGCAGCTTCGAATTCACGAACGCCATCCCAATATGCCCATTGTGTATCTGTATCGATATTCATTTTGATTACACCGTATGAAATAGCTTCACGGATTTCGGCATTTGATGAACCAGATCCGCCATGGAAAACAAAATTCACAGGTTTTTCTCCCAAACCTAATTTCTCAGAAATGTATTTTTGAGAAGCATCCAAAATAGCTGGTTTCAAAACAACATTACCTGGTTTGTAAACACCATGTACATTACCAAACGAAGCAGCAATAGTAAAATTAGGTGAAACTTCGCTCAACTGCTCGTAAGCATAACAAACCTCTTCGGGCTGTGTGTAAAGCAATGCATTATCAACATCAGAATTATCAACTCCATCCTCTTCACCACCGGTAATACCCAATTCAATTTCCAGAGTCATACCGATTTTGCTCATTCTTTTCAAATACTCTTTACAGATTGTGATGTTTTCTTCAAGAGGCTCTTCTGAAAGATCAAGCATGTGAGAAGAAAATAAAGGTTTGCCTGTTTCAGCAAAATGCTTTTCACCGGCATCTAACAATCCATCAATCCAAGGAAGTAATTTTTTTGCAGCGTGGTCTGTGTGTAAAACAACTTTTACGCCATAGGCTTCGGCCAACAGGTGAATTGCTTTTGCTCCGGCAACAGCTCCAGCAATTGGTGCTGCTTGTCCTTCTAATTTTAAACCTTTACCGGCAAAAAATTGTGCGCCACCATTCGAGAATTGAATGATTACAGGAGAGTCAACAACTTTAGCAGCTTCCATCACTGCATTAATAGTACTTGAAGTAGTTACATTAACTGCAGGCATTGCAAATTGCTTTTCTTTTGCAACTTTAAATAAATATTGCAAGTCGTCTCCGGTTACTACACCTGGCTTGATGTTATCAAAAAGTTTTTCGCTCATAGCTATTATTTTATTAAAAAATTAAACGGGATAATTTCAATTTGAAATCTTAATTATTTGATCGGCTGCAAATTTAAGAATAAAAAAACAAAAAACGGAGCAGCTATATTAATTGCAGGTTAAAACGGATAACCAATGGCGAAGGTCAGGTTAAAATGCTCAGCTGAGATTGGATAATTCCCAATAATGGAACGTTTACCTGCTTGCAAAGAAGGATCACGAAGCTTCATTCCCAAGTCTAATCTGAAAATAAAATAGGTGAAGTCGAACCGAAGCCCCATTCCTGTTCCAACGGCAATTTGCTTATAGAAACTATCAAAATAAAACTGCGCTCCAGGGCGGTTGTCTTTTTTATTGATGGCCCAAATATTTCCGGCATCCAAAAAGAACGCACCTTCAATTCGCCAAACAAAACGATAACGATATTCCAGATTGGCTTCCAGTTTAATATCTCCCGACTGGTTCGGGTAAGCATCGCTCGGTGCATCGTATGTTCCCGGGCCCAACGAACGAACCTGCCAAGCTCTGATTCCATTAGCTCCACCGGAGAAGTACTTTTTTTCAAAAGGTAACACATCAAAATTGCCATAAGGCATAGCAACTCCTATAAATGCACGTCCAACAATGGCATTGTAATCATCAACCATGTGCCCATACCGATACTCAAAATCACCTTTCAGATATTGAGCATATCTTACTCCGAGCATTTCGTGATAGCTTGTTTCCACGCCGAAAATGGTATCTACTGAAGTTTCCTTAGTGCGATTTAACAGGTTCGAATAAGCAGAAAGCAAATTACCGGCAGATTCAAACGACCATTTCATATAACTATAATCTGCCCTACGTTTTAGGTTTTGATTGTTATTTATCTGGGTATAATTGAGTGCTGAAATGAGGTGATCAGTAAAACTACTTTTAATGTATAAATCTCTAATTTTTTTAATAAAATCATCATCAAACTCATAAAGGTTAACAAAATTGAAATCTAAAAGATTCAGAAAGTGAGACCGGATGGGCGAAGACTTCCAGTTGTAGCCATATTTCAAATTAGTAATAGTTCGGGTGTAGTCAGGACGGCGTTGGTAATTAAACCCCAGACTAAAAATTGTTTGAGGAACCTGATAGCTAAACAATCGTCCGCGTTTTATAGGATTTAAGAACTTAGGAAGTGTTAGCGATCCTTCCAAACCAAATTCCCTAGTGTTAAAGTCCAGGTTTCCGTCATCGCCAGAGCGTTGTTGTCTCTCAACCGCGCCCTTTAAATTTAGGTTAAATATCTCGGCACCCCGAAATAAATTACGGTGTTGGTAATTCAAATTTCCGGCTATTCCTAAATTTCCCGACGAGTTCGTACCTTCTAAGTCAATCGAAAAACCTTGCCGGGGTAGTGCTGTTAACTGAAAATTACTTTTCAATATGCCGACGGTATCACTCACAAGCGTATCAACCTCTTCGAAGCTAAGATTCACAACCCGAAACTGCCGAAGCTGAACCAACGAGCGATAGGTTTTTTCAACATTAGACAGTGAGTAGTAAGGATCATCCTCAATTCGATTGATATTGTAAAAAAGGTCGGGCTTATGCTTCAGTTTATCGCGATATAAAAAAGTATAAGGTGGATCAACTAAGGTATCCTGATACGTCGCTTCTTTTGAATCACCAATCGGCACCGGCACAAAGTCAGGAGTAATCAAATACGATTCGACCCGGTATTTTTTATGTGGTTGAATCGAATCGACCTCATCTTCCAAATCGTTGTCGGCAATTTCAATAAGCAGATCTACCAACTTAGGGTTTCCTGTCAAACTCGTATCAGCCAGGTAAGTAATATAATTTTCTGAAAAATAGTAATAACCAAAGTTCTTTAAGTGGTTGGCAATGCGAGTCCGTTCGTTGTTCAACACATCAACATCAAAAATATTTCCTCCACCAATCAGCTGATCTGTCGTATCCCTTAAAATCAGGGACTCAATATTTTTATCCTGAATTTGATATGTGTAGTTTCGAATCCGGTAAGGAATTCCCGGTTCAATGTGATAGGTAACGTTAACCTTTTGCTTTTTCCCTTTGTAACGAACACTCGAGCTAACTTCTGCATCGTAATACCCTTTATTCTTTAAGTAAAGCTTGAGTTGCTCTTTTGAACGTTCCATCATAAACTCGTCATAAATTACAGGAGCTTCGCCAATTCGTTTAAACCACCCTTCCCCTTTCTTTTCAGATGATAAATTGTATAGGCCAAGATGAAATTTTAGGAAACCCAATATTTTGAGGTTTTCCTTTTGACGAATCTGAGTCCGTAATTCTTCTTTATTGATTGACCGATTGTCTATTTCAACGTCAGTATCATTCAGTAAATACTTATCGTCGGGAACAAATTTAGTGGAAGAACAAGAAAAGAAAGAGACTGTAATCAACAGTTCAATCAAAAATAAAAACAATTTTTCCTTTCTCATTTTTCCATCTAAGTAGTGCGAATAATTTAGTGTCATGCTTCGAGTCTTTAACAATTTGTGATAGAAGCGAAACCGAAAATACCAAATGGGTCCGTGACCTTAACGCAGTTTACACAAAAATAAACACTATCGAACGCAAACAAATCGATTAGGCTTTTTTATTTTTACAAAATGTTTGCCAATCGCGATGCTAAGTAAAAATAAAATAAAATTCATCCACTCGCTCAACCGAAAAAGAACGAGAGAAAACAAAAAGTTATTTCTCGTTGAAGGAAATAAATTGGTTCTGGAAGCCATTACTTCCAAGCTACCTCTAAAACTATTGGTTGCTACCAGTGATTTTTATGAGCTGAACGAGCTTGACTGCAACATAGCGGAGGAAGTCGTTGAATGCTCAGCAGAGGAACTTAAGAAGACCAGTATGCTTCAAACTCCTCAGCAAGCAATGGCCGTCGTACACATGCCAAACAATGTCTTGCATCTAGATCAACTTACAAACCAGCTTTCTGTTGCTCTCGACTTTGTTCAGGATCCTGGCAATCTAGGAACCATTATCCGAATAGCAGATTGGTTTGGGATTAAACACCTCCTCTGCTCTACAGATACGGTAGATTGCTACAATCCCAAAGTTATTCAGGCAAGTATGGGTGCCATTCTTCGTGTTAAGATTCATTACCTCAATTTGGAAGCAATACTTGACAATGCACGCAACTCTCAACTGCCGGTTTATGGCACTTTTTTGGAAGGTAAAAACATCTACCAATCAACGCTCTCGTCCAATGGGATTTTGGTTATGGGAAACGAAGGAAATGGAATCTCACCCGCGATTTCCGATAAGATTAAACACAAAATTCATATACCTTCGTTTGCAATTGGTGGCTACGGATCGGAGTCGCTAAATGTGGCTACGGCTGCTGCAATTTGTTGTTCGGAGTTTAGAAGAAGAACTAGTGATTGACCAACGATTTTTTCAACTCTGCCAATTTTTCAAGAAAAGGTAGAATGGGGCGTTGGACAACGCTGTCTTCTGATGAAGTTCCATACCGAATTTCATGTACTTCTGTACCCAAGCGTACCCTTACAATAGTCACACCCATCGACACAAACATTGCAAGTATTGATGTCAATGGATGAAAAGTCATTGAAATCAAACGTTTGAATCAATTCATTCCAGCTATCGGCGAGTTGATATTTTCGGAAGTACATGGGTTATAATCTTCATAGTAAAAAGCGTCTTCAATCACAACAAGCGAATCGGCACCCGCACACCACCCACAAACAAAACCAGTGGTTATTTGTACATCACCGTACCAATAATCAATCTCGTATCCACGTTCATCTTTATTGCAAGAAACAACTACAAATCCAACCAAAATAGAAAGTGTGATTAACTTTTTCATCAAACTGAAATTTAGGTATTTTCATCAGGTAGATCAAACTTTCAATCAACTGGTTGTGTCCTTGAATAAATTAGAATACCATTTTTGCCACAGCTTCCGCACACCGCTCCCCGTCAATGGCTGACGAAGCAATACCTCCGGCATATCCGGCACCTTCACCACATGGAAACAATCCTTTAATGCGGATGTGTTGCAAATTATTTTCATTTCGGGGAATGCGAACCGGAGAGGACGTGCGCGACTCGACGCCAACTGCCGTAGCTTCTTTTGAAAGAAAACCTTTTGCTTTTTGATCAATTTGTTGGATGCCTTCGCTCAAGCGGCTGGCAATACGCTTCGGCAACTTATCGTGCAAAGCAGAGGCAATTAATCCCGGACGATAGGATGATTCCGGCAAGTCGCTTGATTTTTTGCCTGCAACAAAATCAGTTAATCGTTGAGCCGGGGCAAATTGAGTATTTCCATTAATCATGAAACAAAGCTTTTCTATTTGCTTCTGAAATTCCAATCCGGCAAAAACCCCATGGTGCTGATATTCGCGTAAATCCTCTGGTCGAACTTCAACCACTAAACCAGAATTGGCAAAAGGTGAATTTCGTTTGGACGCCGACATGCCGTTAACAACCAATTCCCCCGGAGCTGTCGCTGCTGGAACGATGAAACCGCCCGGGCACATGCAAAATGAGTAAACACCCCGATCCTTCACCTGCTCAACAAACGAATAAGTTGCAGCCGGCAAAAATGGTCCTCTCTGGGCTTGGTGATATTGAATAGTGTCAATCAATGCCTGTGGATGCTCCACGCGAACGCCCATCGCAAAAGTCTTTGCTTCCAGATTTATCCCTTTACGGTTCAGCAACTCATAAATATCGCGAGCAGAGTGACCTGTTGCCAAAATCAACGCATTAAAATCATAAGACTCGCCATTGTCCAATTTCAGACCTGTACACCGATCACCTTTCAAATTGATGTCGGTTACCCGACTATTAAAATGAATTTCTCCTCCCGATGCGATAATTTGCTTCCGAATTCCACGTATCACGACAGGAAGCTTATCGGTACCGACATGCGGATGAGCATCAATTAAAATTTCCGTATCAGCACCAAACTGAACCAAAACCTCCAGCACCTTCTGCACACTTCCGCGCTTTTTTGACCGCGTATAGAGTTTCCCATCCGAAAAAGTACCGGCTCCTCCCTCACCAAATCCGTAATTGGAGTCGGGGTCAATGATATGCTCCCGGTGAATCAGCGCGATATCGCGTTTTCGGTCGCTTACATTTTTTCCTCGTTCAAAAACGATGGGTTTCAGGCCCATTTCGATTAAACGCAAGGCAGCAAATAAACCGGCCGGTCCGGCACCTACGATGCCAATGGCTTGTTTATGCTCAACATTTTGATAGTTGTAGCTTACGGAAGAAACTTCAGGCTCTTCACCCAAATAAACAGTCACACCCAAATTAATTCGGATCTGTCGTTGTCTGGCATCAATGGATCGCCGACGAACAACAATGGAAGTGATATCGCTATCGGATACACCCAATTTCTGAGAAATTATAGGACAATAAAATTGCTCATCCGATGCCTGTTTGGGGGTCAGTGATATATTGAGATCTTTTTTCACGTGTTTATACTCATTTATTTTTTGCAACACATGGAACTCGTTTTAAATATTCATGCTTCAGTGTGTGAATATTTTCAAAGGCTTGTTTCAACTTATTCGAAATGGAAGCTTAACGTGAATACGTTCGAACTCAGCTTTTCTATTGCTGACGTATAATACTGACGCTGCGTTTCATCGGGTCCACTATTCAATATGTTTCCGACTCCCAAACTCACTTTCAGCTCAGTTGATAAACGGAAAAAGCGCAAATAACTATCCCAGCCAATTCCGGCTTCAAGATAAAAACCGCCTCTTTTAACCCGTACTAAATCTTCAACCCCGGTTTTCGAAATATCTACTCTGAAAGCCGGCCCGGCAATCAGGTAAGGGCGCTGATTATTCAATCGGCTTGATTTGTATTTCACTAATAATGGCAAATCGATGTAAGTTGATTTAATTGAATAATACTCCTGCCGAGCAGAGCTTGGGGCATTGATATCGTATATTGGAACATTGTATACCAAGCGACGTTCTCCGAATGACAGACCGGGCAAAAAACGCAAATCAAAGTACTCTCCCAAGCGCAGGCTGGTTACAATTC
It encodes:
- the raiA gene encoding ribosome-associated translation inhibitor RaiA; translation: MNINLNAVHFTPDQKLVSFANKKLNKLDTFFEGIISAELILKVTKPEAVDNKMAEIKLSIPSNGYLFAKKEAATFEEAIDLAADAIRKQLTKFKEKKKEK
- a CDS encoding tyrosine-type recombinase/integrase, giving the protein MSNRESFLKYLKFEKRCSKNTVVAYEKDLDQFEEFVFSTVGDFDVKTVDTRLIRSWVVYQMSQGLTAKTVTRKVTSLKAFYKYLLRQEIIPVSPVDGVITPRVPKKLPIFVDENSLHHLLDDGYFSRDFEGVRDKLILSLFYGTGIRLSELVSLTRGQIFLSEYLIKVLGKNNKERIVPYPRSLNTLIEEYLVLRELEFGGEMSYFFATKKGKKVYEKLVYRVVKKYLTLVTTLEKKSPHVLRHSFATHLLNRGADLNAVKELLGHSNLAATQVYTHTTTDKLQSIYKQAHPRA
- the rpsU gene encoding 30S ribosomal protein S21, with protein sequence MIVIPVKEGENIERALKRFKRKFEKTGVIKELRGRQAYVKPSVERRAEVKKAIYIEQLQREED
- a CDS encoding helix-hairpin-helix domain-containing protein, producing MKLHRIILEYFTFTKNERRGLFVLLFLILFFLLANQLIFYFETPGEADPEKFKQLIAMLEENEKNEVLETGELFLFDPNTIDSIQLDSLRLPHRVKQNLLKYRQKGGRLYKAEDIRKIYGMNDSIFDAVYPYVSIKKKQIVKKKNANSFISEKPTVSTVAKETPPKVEFERTFEINSATAKDLKLLSGIGNVLSKRIVKYRELLGGFYTLEQLHEVYGLKPETINNILPYLKIDTATIRKINVNFADVTEIARHPYVSWDQANAILDFRSKNGFIKDVRTIRLNNLMNEEEFKKITSYLKTKN
- a CDS encoding sodium-dependent transporter translates to MSKQSKKGRAEFSSSFGVIAAAAGSAVGLGNIWKFPYITGVYGGAAFLFVYLGFILAIGLPIMLSEFIIGRKSHRNAFGAFKKLAPNSLWQYVGILGVGAAFMILAFYGVVAGWSIDYIVTALSNGFEDQSPDQLAVMFTSFIESPIQPVMYQLLFMVLTGAIVMLGIKDGIERNVKVMMPVLVVIIIILNIRAVTLPGAGEGLRFLFHPDFSKLTGEGVLSALGHAFFSLSLGMGTLITYGSYIDKKNNLLNTAVKVTIADTLIAILAGVAIFPAVFAFGIEPSSGPGLVFITLPNVFQQMPGGYIFAILFFLLLTVAALTSSISILEVVVAYFHEELKLKRKIATIFATALIALLGVICSLSMGIFKDYTFYDLNFFDLLDWISANLLLPLGGLFISLFIGWKFGRKKIRAEIENGGSISELLLSGFIFLVKFTAPIAIAIVFLSGIGLLKI
- the fbaA gene encoding class II fructose-bisphosphate aldolase; its protein translation is MSEKLFDNIKPGVVTGDDLQYLFKVAKEKQFAMPAVNVTTSSTINAVMEAAKVVDSPVIIQFSNGGAQFFAGKGLKLEGQAAPIAGAVAGAKAIHLLAEAYGVKVVLHTDHAAKKLLPWIDGLLDAGEKHFAETGKPLFSSHMLDLSEEPLEENITICKEYLKRMSKIGMTLEIELGITGGEEDGVDNSDVDNALLYTQPEEVCYAYEQLSEVSPNFTIAASFGNVHGVYKPGNVVLKPAILDASQKYISEKLGLGEKPVNFVFHGGSGSSNAEIREAISYGVIKMNIDTDTQWAYWDGVREFEAANRPYLQAQIGNPEGDEKPNKKYYDPRVWLRKGEEAEIARLKSAFEDLNCIGKN
- a CDS encoding BamA/TamA family outer membrane protein gives rise to the protein MTLNYSHYLDGKMRKEKLFLFLIELLITVSFFSCSSTKFVPDDKYLLNDTDVEIDNRSINKEELRTQIRQKENLKILGFLKFHLGLYNLSSEKKGEGWFKRIGEAPVIYDEFMMERSKEQLKLYLKNKGYYDAEVSSSVRYKGKKQKVNVTYHIEPGIPYRIRNYTYQIQDKNIESLILRDTTDQLIGGGNIFDVDVLNNERTRIANHLKNFGYYYFSENYITYLADTSLTGNPKLVDLLIEIADNDLEDEVDSIQPHKKYRVESYLITPDFVPVPIGDSKEATYQDTLVDPPYTFLYRDKLKHKPDLFYNINRIEDDPYYSLSNVEKTYRSLVQLRQFRVVNLSFEEVDTLVSDTVGILKSNFQLTALPRQGFSIDLEGTNSSGNLGIAGNLNYQHRNLFRGAEIFNLNLKGAVERQQRSGDDGNLDFNTREFGLEGSLTLPKFLNPIKRGRLFSYQVPQTIFSLGFNYQRRPDYTRTITNLKYGYNWKSSPIRSHFLNLLDFNFVNLYEFDDDFIKKIRDLYIKSSFTDHLISALNYTQINNNQNLKRRADYSYMKWSFESAGNLLSAYSNLLNRTKETSVDTIFGVETSYHEMLGVRYAQYLKGDFEYRYGHMVDDYNAIVGRAFIGVAMPYGNFDVLPFEKKYFSGGANGIRAWQVRSLGPGTYDAPSDAYPNQSGDIKLEANLEYRYRFVWRIEGAFFLDAGNIWAINKKDNRPGAQFYFDSFYKQIAVGTGMGLRFDFTYFIFRLDLGMKLRDPSLQAGKRSIIGNYPISAEHFNLTFAIGYPF
- a CDS encoding RNA methyltransferase, whose protein sequence is MLSKNKIKFIHSLNRKRTRENKKLFLVEGNKLVLEAITSKLPLKLLVATSDFYELNELDCNIAEEVVECSAEELKKTSMLQTPQQAMAVVHMPNNVLHLDQLTNQLSVALDFVQDPGNLGTIIRIADWFGIKHLLCSTDTVDCYNPKVIQASMGAILRVKIHYLNLEAILDNARNSQLPVYGTFLEGKNIYQSTLSSNGILVMGNEGNGISPAISDKIKHKIHIPSFAIGGYGSESLNVATAAAICCSEFRRRTSD
- a CDS encoding FAD-dependent protein — translated: MKKDLNISLTPKQASDEQFYCPIISQKLGVSDSDITSIVVRRRSIDARQRQIRINLGVTVYLGEEPEVSSVSYNYQNVEHKQAIGIVGAGPAGLFAALRLIEMGLKPIVFERGKNVSDRKRDIALIHREHIIDPDSNYGFGEGGAGTFSDGKLYTRSKKRGSVQKVLEVLVQFGADTEILIDAHPHVGTDKLPVVIRGIRKQIIASGGEIHFNSRVTDINLKGDRCTGLKLDNGESYDFNALILATGHSARDIYELLNRKGINLEAKTFAMGVRVEHPQALIDTIQYHQAQRGPFLPAATYSFVEQVKDRGVYSFCMCPGGFIVPAATAPGELVVNGMSASKRNSPFANSGLVVEVRPEDLREYQHHGVFAGLEFQKQIEKLCFMINGNTQFAPAQRLTDFVAGKKSSDLPESSYRPGLIASALHDKLPKRIASRLSEGIQQIDQKAKGFLSKEATAVGVESRTSSPVRIPRNENNLQHIRIKGLFPCGEGAGYAGGIASSAIDGERCAEAVAKMVF
- a CDS encoding porin family protein, encoding MKKLFISIALLYLAINSFAQIQRVKNLTTFDEKQLHFGFTIAINTLDFRFQHFRPIGENPDFVPKQWNNIDGNEISYGDTVHADIAEQVPGLTVGIVTSLRLGEYFDLRFLPGLSFGERRLVYNVPIYDINAPSSARQEYYSIKSTYIDLPLLVKYKSSRLNNQRPYLIAGPAFRVDISKTGVEDLVRVKRGGFYLEAGIGWDSYLRFFRLSTELKVSLGVGNILNSGPDETQRQYYTSAIEKLSSNVFTLSFHFE